From the genome of Lotus japonicus ecotype B-129 chromosome 6, LjGifu_v1.2, one region includes:
- the LOC130725474 gene encoding double-stranded RNA-binding protein 1-like → MYKTKLQQVCHQRRWSLPKYSAKRDGPDHIPRFKASVIVNGTTFTSPGAFRSSKEAHNQAAMVAFLSFVPAPPGTPISFSLWVLFVSGKSSSTPSTENDTEEEVEAEKPQSISTPAQSPINIDGEENYTVPLGKSHLQNYARGKNLDPPIFTVKTVGLSHDTHFKATVVVDGKSFESPALSKTIKGAQQATSKMALMSLSLDILKKGGSGPFKSLLLELTQREGFCKPIYKTIQSSSSHMRTFYSTVEVEDEEFHGKASKSKKEAEQDAAKIAYIALNECGLHKYTSLSSYLRENKALPSIHNYMETLNHEDELMDLDFNDTLPSSVKVSNEENNPFYLQSTKKSMMSNKAKAPETSSYLLCNKFKVYTSYPNVALPEGTIVLPISDSKWIAAGISK, encoded by the exons atgtacaAGACAAAGCTACAGCAGGTATGCCACCAGAGACGGTGGAGTTTGCCCAAATACTCTGCCAAGAGAGATGGTCCGGATCATATACCAAGGTTTAAGGCCTCTGTCATAGTCAATGGCACTACCTTCACTTCCCCTGGCGCCTTCAGGTCCTCCAAAGAAGCTCACAACCAAGCTGCAATGGTTGCCTTCCTTAGCTTTGTTCCTGCTCCACCTGGTACCCCCATCTCTTTCTCTTTATGGGTTTTGTTTGTTTCAGGGAaaa GTTCTTCAACACCATCAACTGAAAATGATActgaagaagaagttgaagcAGAGAAACCTCAGAGCATTTCCACTCCAGCACAGTCTCCAATCAATATAGATGGTGAAGAAAACT ATACGGTTCCTTTGGGCAAAAGCCATCTGCAAAACTATGCCAGAGGGAAGAATCTTGATCCACCTATTTTTACAGTTAAAACTGTAGGGCTGTCTCATGACACTCACTTTAAGGCTACAGTTGTAGTTGATGGAAAATCCTTCGAAAGCCCTGCACTTTCCAAAACTATCAAAGGGGCTCAACAGGCTACTTCGAAAATGGCCTTGATGTCATTGTCACTCGACATCTTAAAGAAG GGTGGCTCTGGTCCATTTAAGAGTTTACTGCTAGAACTAACACAGAGGGAAGGCTTCTGCAAACCTATATATAAAACTATTCAGTCTAGTTCTTCTCATATGAGAACTTTCTACTCAACTGTGGAAGTAGAGGATGAGGAATTTCATGGAAAGGCGAGTAAATCCAAGAAAGAGGCAGAGCAGGATGCTGCTAAGATTGCTTACATTGCTTTAAATGAGT GTGGACTTCACAAGTATACTTccctttcttcctatctcagAGAAAATAAAGCATTGCCATCAATTCACAATTATATGGAGACCCTCAACCATGAAG ATGAACTTATGGACCTGGACTTTAATGACACATTACCTTCTAGTGTCAAAGTCAGCAATGAAGAAAACAACCCATTTTATCTACAGTCCACTAAGAAAAGCATGATGAGCAACAAGGCAAAGGCTCCTGAAACAAGTAGCTACCTCCTCTGCAACAAGTTCAAGGTGTATACATCTTACCCAAATGTAGCACTTCCTGAGGGGACTATAGTGCTACCAATTAGTGACAGTAAGTGGATTGCTGCTGGAATTTCCAAATGA